CTCCCTGGCGGGTCGGCCAGGTGACCTTGGCGAGTTCGGCGCGGGAATCCCGCAAATACTGCATCAGATTCATGCGCTCACCTTGCCCGTCATGACGTGGGGCGAAAGGTCAGAGCCGAGGCTGGGCGCCCGCCGCACAGGCGAAGAGGCCCAGCCCGGGACTCAGACCTTCTTTTCCTTGAACACGACGTGCTTTTTCGCCACGGGGTCGTACTTGCGCAGTTCCATCTTGGCCTGCGTGTTGCGGCGGTTCTTGGTGGTCGTGTAG
This genomic stretch from Deinococcus sp. HSC-46F16 harbors:
- the rpmG gene encoding 50S ribosomal protein L33, translated to MAKDGPRIIVKMESTAGTGFYYTTTKNRRNTQAKMELRKYDPVAKKHVVFKEKKV